The Rhea pennata isolate bPtePen1 chromosome Z, bPtePen1.pri, whole genome shotgun sequence genome includes a region encoding these proteins:
- the IER3IP1 gene encoding immediate early response 3-interacting protein 1: MAFTLYSLLQAALLFVNAIAVLHEERFLRHVGWGSDQGIGGFGEEPGIKAQLMNLIRSVRTVMRVPLIAVNSVTIVLLLLFG, from the exons atgGCGTTCACGCTGTACTCGCTGCTGCAGGCCGCGCTGCTCTTCGTCAACGCCATCGCCGTGCTGCACGAGGAGCGCTTCCTCCGCCAcg TTGGCTGGGGAAGCGATCAAGGGATCGGAGGATTTGGAGAAGAACCAGGAATTAAAGCGCAGCTAATGAACCTGATTCGATCTGTACGAACCGTTATGAGAG TGCCATTAATAGCAGTAAACTCCGTTACAATTGTGCTGCTCCTGTTGTTTGGCTGA
- the HDHD2 gene encoding haloacid dehalogenase-like hydrolase domain-containing protein 2: MAVRRVLKAVLVDLSGTLHVEDSAVPGAQEALKRLRSAPVSIRFVTNTTKECKRDLLERLTKLGFDIAENEIFTSLTAARNLLEQKQVRPLLLVDDKALPDFTGIATNDPNAVVVGLAPEHFNYEMMNRAFRLILDGAPLIAIHKARYFKKKNGLSLGPGPFVTGLEYATDTKATVVGKPEKTFFLEALRGTDCAPEEAVMIGDDCRDDVGGAQNAGMRGILVRTGKYRPADEDKISPAPYLTCENFPEAVEHILEHLL, from the exons ATGGCAGTTCGGCGTGTGCTGAAAGCTGTCTTGGTAGATCTCAGCGGCACACTTCACGTTGAAGACTCAGCTGTGCCAGGCGCTCAGGAAGCTCTTAAAAG GCTCCGCAGTGCTCCAGTTAGCATTCGCTTTGTGACCAACACAACAAAAGAGTGCAAGAGAGACCTGCTGGAGAGGCTCACGAAACTGGGATTTGACATTGCGGAAAATGAGATCTTCACATCTCTGACAGCAGCCAGAAATCTCCTGGAGCAAAAGCAGGTGCGGCCTCTTCTCCTGGTGGATGATAAGGCCTTGCCTGATTTCACAG GGATAGCCACGAATGACCCTAATGCAGTGGTAGTAGGACTGGCTCCTGAGCACTTTAATTACGAGATGATGAATAGGGCATTTCG GTTGATATTAGATGGTGCTCCTCTCATAGCTATACATAAAGCCAggtatttcaagaaaaagaacGGCTTGTCTCTGGGACCTGGACCTTTTGTAACTGGACTGGAATACGCGACAGACACCAAAGCTACGGTGGTGGGGAAACCAGAGAAAACCTTCTTCCTAGAAGCTTTACGAGGGACTGACTGTGCCCCAGAGGAGGCCGTCATGATTGGTGAT GACTGCAGGGATGATGTTGGAGGGGCCCAGAACGCCGGCATGCGTGGGATTTTAGTGAGGACCG GTAAATATCGACCAGCAGATGAAGACAAAATCAGTCCAGCTCCTTACTTAACCTGTGAGAATTTCCCAGAGGCTGTGGAACATATCCTAGAGCATCTGCTGTGA